The genomic segment ctagatccaatctgccaggacgtctatgatatatattgaaatgaCTTCTTGTGAATGCACTAGCTTCTGTGTGGTTTGGGAAAAGAATGACTAATGGGAAGAAAGGAGGTTTGAGTactggcactggaacccagaaggagactgAGGGGAGGCTGGAAAGGAGGACCCTTGATAGAGGTATTAGGACTGGAGCCTCCTGTTCCTGCCCAGACACAGGTCCCCAGGGAACAAAGATTCAGCAATGGCGCTGGGACTCTGAAGGATGCTGGGAAAGACCCCAAAAGACAGTCCTGTTTgtgtttggtggaagggattaaggcGTGAGGTTCCCTATTTCCTTCCAGGCACCAACATGGCTGGCTCCAAAGcgcagatgaacagtgatggcactggaaccaAGAAGGAGACTCTGTTTCAGCTTCTTTACTTTCTTACTTATGGCCTTCTCaggtattttttgtgtgtgtgtgtgtgtgtggtttttgggtcacacccggcagtgttcaggggttattcctggctccacgctcagaaattgctcctggcaggcacgggggaccatatgggacgccgggattcgaaccgatgacctcctgcatgaaaggcaaatgccttacctccatgctatctctccggcccctcttctcagGTTTTCTAACTTTTGACAGAAGTCTCTTTCAGTTTGAGATTATaagaatctgtccatttcttctatagTCTCCAGATTAACATCATAAAGTTGTTGATAGTAATTTCTCAAAATACCTTAAGTTTTTGAGGgttctgtgtttatttctttttatcttttcccctCAGGAGAGGCCGATagtctctcttgaacacattctTATTCCTCTCGTTTTCTCCCTTTACATATCTctgtcttcaagttttttttttccaatcaaaGCTATATTGCTTCACTTGGAAGAAAACCAGAAATAACACACATTACTAACTTTTTTTGACattgaaaactttatttatttttaattttattgggaccattgagttacaagtctttcacagttgtatttaggCATATAGTAACAGTGCTTTAGGGTggttcccatcaccagtattgaCATCCCTCCAACAGAGTTCTCAGCATGCCTCACATACTTCCACCCCCAGTCCCCTGGACTACCAGTGTAgtaggttcattttgtgtttagcttgttatagtttggatatCTTGACTactgctgttgactttggctagGTCATTTAGATCTGACCCCACCCTTTCTttttactcaatgctcctgatactacttggcccctgggtcccatccacttttttcttttttttaatttgaagaaggatatatatgtatatatccttgGAGAGATTGCATagaagtaggtcatttgccttgcatgcagaaggatgatggtttgaatcctggcatcccatatggtcccccaagcctgccaggagtgatttctgagcttagagccaggagtaacttctgagtgctgccaggtgtgacccaaaaaccaaatatcaaaaaaaaaaaaaaaaagaagaagaaaaagaaaaaaggcaggagaccctatctagaagatattaaaaaaaggggggcagatgtggcatatatatacatacatatatatatttgcataggtgcagtaaacattggaaaattagaaagaaaatttccttggcctaagacagtggtaggcaacctgcagctcgtgaaccacatgtggctctttacacttttaatttggctcttctttgTGCCAGGTGgtcactccaggagtcaggactctgctcctagcctctgtcagtgcacaccctgtgtggctctcaaaataaatttcaatcgtggttttggcgagatttggctcagttgaaaaaaaaggttgctgaccactggcctaagagatacagggtatcttTACACATCATCACTAACTTTTTAAAGGGGAAAATGATGAAAGAAAAGCAACTCAGGGGATTCAGCTCTGGCATCTAGACTTTAGGCTCCTGGCCCTTCGTTAGAAGGGTGGCCAGTGAGGAGCCTCTTCTGTGGATGGGCTTGTTTCTCAGCCCAGCTCTGCTCTTATACTCATCCTGCAGGGATGTGACAGGCAGTTCGTCGACACCTTATTGCAGTTTGAAAACATGGACATCCTGATCAACTACATTAACCAAAGGTCATCCATGTTTGGGGTATCAATGGAATATGCCACACTAAAAGAGTACTTTGGTATCCTCCGTGGTCTCAGAGTCAATTGGAAAGTCCGTGACCACCGCGACTTCCTCCCCTATTCCTCAGGTAGGAAACTCTGAGATTGAGATGGAGATTGATGGGAGAGTGTCCACCTCAGTGGACAAGCTGTTTAAGCCCTCATTGGTCAATGGACCAGAGTTGCACTCAGCTCACACATTCTTGTCCCACTTCAATAACCTCTTGGCTTTACACACAGGGAAGTTCTTATTAGCTTGAACCTTGAGACTATTGCCCATAAATGATTTCTCCCTCTGTGTCTCAGTGCTTGTAGTTCTTCTTGCTGATAGTGCCTGCCACCTATTTCTCTTCAAGTTCTATGATCCTGTAACATCACCTCCAAGAAGTTGTTCCTGAGGAACACAAGTTACATTGCTGTGTCCTCATGGTTGCCACACTTTATTACCATATCTATCAGTAAAGAAGAGAACAGTACTAACCCACCCACAGGGAAGGCAATGATAAGAAaccagtataaaataaaataaataaaataaaattattttatggccAATGAGCAAGGAGACATGAGACTCAGTTCACATCTGACTAGTGTGCATTGTGGGCTGAAGATCTTTATCAGGTTCGTAGGCACATCTGAGAAAGATGGAATCTAGCAAACACATGACTGGAGACACATTGAACAGGACCATTTATGGTGATAAAGAGAACTAGTTCACAGAGTGAGTGTTCCCAGACAAACACAACCTCAAGACAGAAGAAGTCTCACTTTCCCATTACAGCTGTAGTCCCTCTTTTTGTCCCCTCTGGGGTAGGGGAACGCATCTTCAGTTATAGGTGTTATTTTTCGTCAAAATCTTCTCCTACAGTTTAGCATCTGGAGGACAGTTCTAGCTACCCAAGTGTGGATTCTGTGACAGGTTTTCTGTCCATTAAATACAAATGATGACAGATCCTGCATGAAAAGGTTTTGGATAGTGATGCTGCACAATAACTTTCTCTTTGCCTATTCCTTAACCCTCTGGTCCCTCACCTCATGTCACCTCTCCTCCAGCTCTCTCTGGCTGGGTTCTTGAGATGTTCCACTTTTCCATATGCTATATGTATCTCTGTGTCCAATAAGGTCTAGTCCTCTGTAAGTCTCCTGTGCTCCTGGCTCCTCCTGGGGCTGGGTCATGGGTGTTCCTGGCTGTCCTGCTGGGTGCTCAGGTGGGCCCTGTTTCTCTCcgtctcccctcctccctcagcTTTCCTGGACATGGACTTGGCTGGCTCCACTGGCAGGACactcacatccagcattgcttaTTGTGTTGCAGGAGAACTTCAGGCCTGGACAGGCTTCTACGCATCCCTCAGTGGGCTCAAGGCCCTGGCGAGGCGAGCCAGCGCCATGCTGCATGCCGCCGAATCCATGTTCACGCGCCACCTATGGTCGAAGTACAGCTCAGCCCTGAACGTGTCCTGGGCATTGCAGCAGCTGCAGCAACTCCGCTGGGCAGTCTCTGAGGTCAGGACATGGGCTCAGTGAGTGCCCTGGTACAGTGGGTTCCCCATAGCTAGCCTAGCATCTGTTCAGCTCCTGGTTACTGAGTATCCTTTATAGTCAAGACACTGAGGATTCTTGAGCCCCAGGTCACTGAGTGGGGATCTGGGTATCACTAGGACTTGGGTGACAGAAGCCAGCTAGTGGCTCAGGAACTATTACAACTAAATATCCCCCCCAGGCCAGCATTTGAGTCTGACCATTGTGCAGGATTCAAATCTAGCTCTGCTGGGCTACCTCTGTTGGCTGAACCTGAGCCCTTCTGTCCACTGAACCACTGCCCACTCAGGAGAGCATTTGACACATCCATGGCAATGACCTAACCCACTGAACTTGTGTCCAAAAACAAGTTGTCTATTAATTTCTGTTTCCCAAGTACAGAGAGGAAAGGAGCCAAGGAATCTCATCCTCATGTCAGGAGAGGGCATCTCTGGCCTGACTGTCCAGTCAAGGGACAGGATGGAAAACTTGATAGGACAGCAGCAGAAAATATATGGCTTTGGGCATAAACATCAGTTTCCCTCCTGTGAAGAGAGGGTGGTTGCACCCAACTTCAGTGCAGAGAAGAGTGTGTCACCTGGAGTATTTCTGCTATTAATGGAACACTTAGGGGGTGAGGGATAGAATTAAGAGCAGGGCACTGGGTGAGTTTCTTCCTGAAGTTTGTGGACTCAGGAAGTTGGTTCCAGGGAAGATGCTGTGCTAGATCATTCCACTCCATGCTGGTTCATGAGCAGATATGGGGGAAAGACCCCTCCACCTGATCCATCCCCTCACTCAGGGTGCACTTCAGAAACCTGGTTCTGTTTTCTACTGTCTTTTGGGGCTGCAGGTCCAGCATCACAATGGGATTACTGGGACAGAGACCCCCAAGGTAAGAGACATGTATGAGGAGCACCTGACAGAGGGCATGGAGAATGTACAGGAGGTGATGGTTTCCATCGTTAAGGACAAGGGACAAGTTGGCAATGGTAAGGCAAGAGTGCAGGGGGCTGGGGGACTGTGTAAAGTGAGCTGGGACCTTTGGAATGAGTCTCTGCTTCTGTCTCTCATTGTGACTCTGACCTTGAAGTGACCATGGCAGCACTGGCCAGCTCAACTCTCCCCTGAGCTCAGTGTGGGGATAGACCCTCAGCACAGCTCTCCCATGGTGAGGGTCTTAGGGACAAATGTGCAATGAGGGGCCTGAACCACGACAGTCTAAGAGGAACAGGGTTCTTTCACTCTCACACTGTCCCCTTCCACTTAACCCTTTGTATTCCCTGTGCCATGCATGACCTGTCCTGCTCCTTTCCTAGTCTTTGTGCTTTTCCATCTGAACTCACACTTAAGAGGTGGGACAAGAGTGCTGGTGGGGAAAATAGAGGTGATTCTGACTGCAGGGATGAAATAATCATGTGGGAAAGAATTACTGAGGTCAAGGTCACTGGGCAGTTGGTTGTGTCACTCAAGTGCAGCTTCTTGTACATTCACAAATGTAGAGACCCAGTTTCAGGCACAACATGGGAAGTGCAGTCAGGACAGCATGGCATGTGAGATGTTCAGGATCAGAAGCATCAGGTATGGCCTCAGAGCCACATGTGTGGTAATGATGGAGCAGAAAGTATTCCAGGTCCATATTACAGGCTCCTAGGTGCCAGGACATGTGATAACCCTGGGCTTTCCAGGACCTAGAGTGCCCTGGAATCTCCTCACTGTCCAGTGAGTGAGTTGGACCCAGGTCTTAGAATATGTGTCATTTCAGTAGATGGCTTTTCTTCTATGACTTATGTTTCCATATCAAGGAAGTGAGCAGATGGATGAGGAGTGTGGGAAGCACATGTAACCTCAGtgttgagatagcatggagtgttCCCTAAGCAGGTCAGATTGTCTGGTGTTTTGATATCATCTGTGCTCAGGTCCCTTTCCTTggactcctgagctctgctgaatcAGGTCCCAGCTGCCTCAGTTTCCCGTATAGCTAGGCTGTGCTGTGTGAACCAACCACTCACCATGGAGTTGGGTCTTTGCATGCAGATTCAAATGTTGGGCACATGGCAGTGATCTACAACCCTCTGGCCTGGAACATCACCACCATCATCAGCTTCACTGTGGACTTCTCTGACTTCAGTGTCACGGACCATCTGGGAAATCCCGTGCCCCCTGAGGTAGGAGTGGGAGCACCTGCCATTCCTGTGCCACTTCTGGTCCAGCCAGAGCCTACCCAGAAGAGGTGGCAGTGGAAGTGACTATGGCAGCCAGTCTCACTGGGAAGAAGGGCAGGGCGAGGAGGGCAGCTGGACTGTGGTGAGCAGAGAGggtgcagagacaggagctcagcccgagaagatgagagagagacTGTTCCTTTTCAGGCTGAGATCCCCACCAGGGTGCTGTGAGAGCTGAGGGATCTGAGCAGAACCTTCTTCTTGGCACTGACTCCCATTCCATCCTGTCCCCAGAACTTGCAGGTGCAGGCATCAGAGAAGACTCCATCCCACTATGATGTTTATGTGCTGACCACCATCCCAGGTCTGAGTTATCAGCATTTCAACATCCGGTGCAGAAATGGAGCCCAGATCTACATACCTGCTCCAAGGTATTTTGGCCGAAAGAAAAGGACAGCCAAAGGGCCCAGTGACAAGCACCTGGTATCCGTGCAGAATGACTGCTATACCATGTTCCTGGACCAGGACACCAATCTGCTGCACAGCATCTGGGAGAGGTAAGGTGCAGTCTCACCTGCCTGTGAGGCTGAGGTCTATTTTCCTGTGCACTTTATGTCGACACCCTCAGAGAATTCTGTCTCTTAACTTCCTGGGGGATGATCTCAAGGTGTTAGCTGGTTCctgtttaatcattttaatttagatTGTATGTCTTTACCACTGTGATTAAGCAAAGctctagtatttattttaatttcaggaTTATTTAGAGGAGATGTTGAGGGACATGCCGTCAGAAAAGTAGAATTGTGTTAGAAACTATGTATCATGGAGCAACATTAAAGCATTCTGTATATGCATTCATCCACTCACCCACTCTTCAATATATTTGTCACATTTCCATTTACCTTTCTATTCCCTTACTTACTATTCATCTTCATGATCTCTCATCCACAATGGCCCCAAATGCCATTTCCACCCAGAGAAAGCGAGCCTGGAGCAAAGGGTCaagacaggaaataatccaagcaagatTGAGAGTGAGATATGCCTGGCCAAGTAGCAATCTGTCTCATCAGgctgagagacagagaaagccACCTGCTAGACTtcagtttttattgaatacagtgACTATCCCCTGGACAGTGAAATAAGGACAGACAGTCCTGCCCAGTTTGCTTGATACATGCTAAAtagaaaaatctctgttttgagTAAAACCAAGTttaaaacaaacagatacaaagaaaccaggtatgatgtttgttttgggtggaacCAAGTTGTAAGTTGTAAGCCAACACTCATCTTTTCTTCTGTTATAAAATTTCCTTATTATTTGTCCATTCATCTATTCCTTATCTCCAAATATCCTTCAGTCTTCTCTCTACCGTCCACTCATGCAGTCCACTCATCTGTGCTACAGTCTGGTCCAAATCTCTCTCATCAGTCCCTTCCACCCATAATATCTCTTTCTATGACATTTTtcctacttttgtttcttttctcctccctcttaTCCTCTTATTCCTTCCACATACCATTTATTAGTTCAGTTCTCCAGTCAACTTTATGACACTTCACCCATACCTTCACCATTCATCCATCCAAccttccatccattcatccacccttccatctatccattcatccatctgtctgtccatccatccatgtgTCTGTATAGCTATAAATCCACTCCCACTCTAATAAGTAACAGTTCTGTCAGGGTCTCAACAATAATCCATCCTTCCATTAACATGACAGCATTCAcccaatttatccatttattcttcCTTTAAGTATAATAATCCTACCATCCAATTATCCAATATTCCAATAACTCAACTTTTCCCTCAATACACTGACACAAATTACACTGAAATATCTGACAtacattcatctatccatccatctcaTGAGTCTCCCATGTACAACTATTTCCTCGACATTCATCCCATTAATCTACCTATATCCACCTTTCTCTCATGAAGCAGTTCTTTGTTGACAACAGAGAACATTAATGACCCACAGGCAAGAACTCACTGTTGTCTGAGGTCTGTCCAGTCACCCATGGCTACTTACCAGATGCTTCTATTGCACTCATCCTGTTTTAGACAGAACATCTATTTATGTTCCTGCTGGAACCTAGGAAGGAAAGAATATGTGATAATAACAGGGAGTTGATAGAAAAAAGTCCCAGATGTTGGGagatagaaaaggaaatgaaGTTGGGGGTAGAACATTGGCTTGAATGAATGTCAAAGGACTCATACTACATCACTGTTTAGAGTTCTGCAATCCATTCAAACCCTGTAGGAGAGTACCCATAAAATTCTATCCTGAATTCACCCTGGACCTCCTCTAGGGAGAAGGTGTGGCAGATGAGAAATGCTCTAAGCAACCAGTGAGGGTGTAAAGGGACAAACTGGAGCAGCAGGCCATGGGGAGTGAGACTCCATGTGGCTTTGCATCTCCCTAGGTGACTAGCGAAAGGTAGAGTCCAGAGGCTGACTTTGGACACTGTCTCTGTGGAAGTGGCAGAAACAAGCTCCATCTCACCACTCCTGTCTACAGCTCAAGAATACTCTACATAAAACCCCCATTCCCCAAATAGGCCTTTTCTAGGACAGAACTCATGGGCTGTCATAGACTAAGTCCTGATTTTCCTCAGTTGTTTTTGAACTCAGATGGTTGAGTACAAATGAATATGCACCAAGTTGGTCATGTCCTGGCCAGAATCTCAGGGAGATGCTGTCAGGTTCAAGGCTCATGTATCTCTATAGTTTCTTGGTTCCTATGTGAGCATGGTCACCATGCGAAGAGAATTTGGCCACTGAACTGAACAATGATCATGGCATGGAACAGCTGAGTAGTGAGGACTCTCAGAATCAAATACTTCCTTAGAACTTGCTGAAAGTAGAATGGGGATCTCTGGTAGTCATCTCTGTATGATTGGTAGTTACCAATCATTTGTGTTGGGACATCTGCATTGGTCTTTTTCTTCGACATCTGCAAAGTGATGGGGAAGGAATATGATACCACATTGGTTCTGGGAGCATTGCACAGATTCTTGGTGCATTTGAGTCCTGGGGTCTTATTCTCACTGGTATCTAAGGGGTTGTTGGCTCCTTCAGGCTGGGCCACTGCATGAGGTAGGGAAAGCCTGGCCTTGGGTCAGGGGGATGATTCTTGGTGGATTCTGCCCATGTtgataatacaattttatttcccACCTTTCAGAGAAGGAAACAGGACAGTGCACTTGACTCAGGATTTCCTGGAGTACCAAACCAACAGAGATACACAAGATCCTGTTTCTGATAACTATgtgttcacacccagtggtgctgctGTATCAGACTGGGAAGAGGTGACAATGGAGATTGTGTCCGGGGAGCTCATGACTGAGATCCGCCAGTATTTCTACAGGTGCACTCACTTCTCTGAGTGGATACAGGGGTGggtgagagagggaagaaagaacacTTGGTTCCAGAGCTccaatgctggggccggagagatagcatagaggtaaggcatttgctttgcatgcagaaggtcggtggtttgaatcccagcatcccatatggtcccccgagcctgccaggagtgatttctgagtatagagccaggagtaacccctgagcactgctggattgtaccccaaaaccaaaaacaaacaaacaaaaaactaaacaaaacaaaaaacagagctcTGATGCCCAACCCTATGTTGTGGGTCTATAAAAGTTGAATGTCTCTGGTCTCTCtacctcctggttctgcactgctCTATCTCACCAATGGTGACAGAGTTCAGAGCACTCCTCGGGGCAGTGCCTCACTCCTGAGAGTCTTTGTTCTTTCAGGGgctggaccacagttccatcagACTTGGTGGGAAGCTCCACATTATTTGCCCCTTATATTGCTTTGTAGGCTCCATGGCAAACCCTACACTGACTGAGAGAGAAATATGGGAGAGAAGAATGACTAGAATGTGGAGAGGAGGAATTcatgaaggaaaggaggaagagatggagaggaggaagatggaatGAAGCAGAGTTGGCTCATAAATTTTCCAGATCTTACAAATCTCCCATTTCTTTGCAGTGAAGTGGATGAAGACCCCACCTATGTCATCTACTCCCGCCTGGCTCATGTGCCACCTGACTCCAACACGGGCCTGCTATGTCATCGGATAGAGCAGGAGGTCCAAGTAGGACCCTTGGAAGTCAACACTGAGGTCATCCTGAGGACCAGCACTGGTCTGGACACCCAGAAGATTCTCTACTCTGACAACAATGGTTACCAGATGCAGCAAAGGAATTACCAGATGTACCACTACAACACCATTGCCAGGGTATGCCTTGGGGAACCATGGGCACAGAAGACATAgtcttcatgtttttcttttttcctgagaGAGAGCAGTAGCTGGGGGATCCTATTAGAACCTTAGTCCCAATAGGGATTGGTGCACAGTTGTTGGTGGCAACTGGTATCTGAAATCTGTGCCATGCCTTGCTGCAGAGAACTCTAACTCTACTGTCCTCAGTCTCCTCTGGGGAGCCCTGAGAATCACAAGGGAATTGCTCTGAGGGCAATAGAGCTGAGGCATGTCCAGGTCACTGGGCCCAACCCCCTTCACTGCTCAGCTCAGAGCACTGTCAGCAGAGCACACAGTGAGGGACCCGATTAGAAGCCACTGTAGCTCCTGGACACGAAATCTTGGGTCAGCCCCTGTATTTTCCTGCATGAGTTTCTCTCCTGGGAAAGGGAATGTTTCTCCCCAGGGCCCACAGAGACAGCTGGATCATTCCCGAGAAGGAGCAGGGGCATTCTGGCCACTCTGCCCACATCTCTACCTGTTTCCTCCATGAGGCAACCTAGTGGGTCCCTCCCCTTCTGCCTTTTGTCTCTTCATTTTGATGGACCCTTCTCTTCCAATTCTTCTCTGCTCTGGCAAGGCCCAGAGTGTCCATGTCTCAGATCTGAGGTCTTACACCTCTGGCTGCTCCCAGTCACACAAACCTTCTCTGTCAGTCCATACTTGCTTGATGGGCAGGCCTGTGCTCCTTCATCGCTGCAGCTGAGAGAGGGATGTGGCAGGCAGACAAGGGTACAGTGGCTCAAAGGGCATTTCCTGGCCCACAGGGGCAGTGGAGCTGGGCAGAAACCTCCAGTCTGTTATCCTCAAAGTCAGAATAGTTCTCTCACCCACAGTGTTCTCTATGCTGAATTCACTCTCTGAAGAGGTGTGGGAGTGTGAAAAGGGTGGTCCCTACCCACTTCCCACCTGGTCCTCTATGTACATCCAGCCCAGCAATACCTGTATCTCCACAGAATTACTACCCCATGGTGCAAACGGCCTTCATCCAGGACAATCAAAGTCGGCTGGTGGTGCTGTCGGATCAGGCCCACGGTGTGTCCAGCCAGGGCAATGGGCAAATAGAGGTAGGTCATCTCACCAACATCCCAGGGCTGTTCAGTGGTGAAGACCTTCAGACACCTCTGTCATGTCCTGCAGATCATGCTGCACCGCTGCCTGTGGATTGAAAACTACTGGATGAACGAGGTCAACCTGACGCTGAACGACTCCTCTGTGGTCCGCCCCATATTCTGGCTCCTGCTGGGACCCCTGCCGCTCACTACTGCCCTGCGCCACAGGAGTGGACTGGAGCTGCAATACAGGCCTGTGGTACTGCTGAGAGAGTTAAAGGGTAAGGGCCAGAATGTCAGAATCCAGTTGGACCTGAAACTGGAAAGCTGTCCCCAAGCAGAGTCATTCTAGTCCAGGACCAGGAGAAAGATCTTGTGCCTTAGCTCCTCTAAGACATCTTTAGACTCAGACCTCCTGCTTTTGTGACTTTCCTGAAACAATGGTGCTCCAGAAATAAGAAACAATGATGCCCCCAAAATATGAAACAATGGTCTATTAAAACACTTTACTTTAGAATGAATTTATAGCAGTAGAGACCTAGTAACAACATTGTAATATTCTTATGACCCCTGAATCATTTCATTTCTGTcacattttcagttttgtttttccccATTTGTAAAGGAGGTTGCATGTTTTACAACACTGCCAATGATGGCTTAATGCATAGATTGTTCCAACATCTTTAGATCACCAACATCCCTTAACCAGTGTCTCCAATCTCCTCCACCATTTTTTGCCTCACTTTGTCTTAATTTCTTCTAGAAAAACCTTACCACTGTTTTATTAAAACAGAACTCATGAAAGCAGGGATATGGCTCAAACTCAGATGAACCTACTTATCACATATATTGAACTGAGTT from the Suncus etruscus isolate mSunEtr1 chromosome 10, mSunEtr1.pri.cur, whole genome shotgun sequence genome contains:
- the LOC126020187 gene encoding LOW QUALITY PROTEIN: epididymis-specific alpha-mannosidase-like (The sequence of the model RefSeq protein was modified relative to this genomic sequence to represent the inferred CDS: inserted 2 bases in 1 codon), producing MGLLLLLLPLLLVQSEIQQDTEQDRLRVFIVPHSHMDVGWIHKIQADMKTFVDIYSSVINALKASQQRRFIVAEQNFFRLWWDNAMMSEKNEVHKLVAEGRLEFVIGGQVMPDEAVTHMDDQILQLTEGHGFLYETFGIQPQFSWQIDSFGASATTSTLFALAGLNAHVISRIDYDLKKNMEKTQNLQFLWRGSQSLPVEQQEIFTHVMDRRSFCTXEHLPWPNLSESQWNESSMFPDFPTLQEILEPEMDLPISPDKVENMAEKLIYDVKQRAYQYQTQNFLWSWGCDRQFVDTLLQFENMDILINYINQRSSMFGVSMEYATLKEYFGILRGLRVNWKVRDHRDFLPYSSGELQAWTGFYASLSGLKALARRASAMLHAAESMFTRHLWSKYSSALNVSWALQQLQQLRWAVSEVQHHNGITGTETPKVRDMYEEHLTEGMENVQEVMVSIVKDKGQVGNDSNVGHMAVIYNPLAWNITTIISFTVDFSDFSVTDHLGNPVPPEVQASEKTPSHYDVYVLTTIPGLSYQHFNIRCRNGAQIYIPAPRYFGRKKRTAKGPSDKHLVSVQNDCYTMFLDQDTNLLHSIWEREGNRTVHLTQDFLEYQTNRDTQDPVSDNYVFTPSGAAVSDWEEVTMEIVSGELMTEIRQYFYSEVDEDPTYVIYSRLAHVPPDSNTGLLCHRIEQEVQVGPLEVNTEVILRTSTGLDTQKILYSDNNGYQMQQRNYQMYHYNTIARNYYPMVQTAFIQDNQSRLVVLSDQAHGVSSQGNGQIEIMLHRCLWIENYWMNEVNLTLNDSSVVRPIFWLLLGPLPLTTALRHRSGLELQYRPVVLLRELKGKGQNGPALLHQQAVTLPPSLHLQILSIPGWQYSNNHQEHLQMLKEDPMEEKSPNLQRILLRLHHLFEIKEDPVLSQPVTLDLKSVLQGLGKVRKVKERSLTGIWDRNSMPHWIWSTQEKFSERGSGKEALPRTVGSPTGDVTAHHTCCPGWGSLGNLLT